The following are encoded in a window of Microcaecilia unicolor chromosome 7, aMicUni1.1, whole genome shotgun sequence genomic DNA:
- the LOC115473952 gene encoding vitamin K epoxide reductase complex subunit 1-like protein 1, translating into MKVPGWERKLRFFLCLVGIVLSVYAYHVETSKESDASYKALCDISSSISCSKVFTSRWGRGFGLLENFVGRNSVINQPNSVFGIVFYSLQILLGFVGTIAAAVTLIGTSVVSVAGSLFLAYILFFVLHDFCVVCITTYMLNFTLFFLNWVRLEYLRLEYLQLETRKTKKY; encoded by the exons ATGAAGGTGCCGGGTTGGGAGCGAAAACTGAGATTCTTTCTTTGCCTAGTAGGTATTGTGCTCTCCGTTTATGCTTATCACGTGGAGACATCCAAGGAGAGTGATGCCAGCTATAAGGCTTTGTGTGATATCAGCTCTTCTATCAGCTGCTCCAAAGTCTTCACCTCCAG GTGGGGCCGTGGCTTTGGGCTGCTGGAGAATTTTGTAGGGAGGAACAGCGTGATCAATCAGCCCAACAGTGTCTTTGGGATAGTGTTTTACAGTTTACAGATACTTCTGG GGTTTGTAGGAACCATTGCAGCAGCTGTCACTCTGATTGGCACCTCAGTCGTATCTGTGGCCGGCTCCCTGTTCCTTGCCTATAtcctcttttttgttctccacGACTTTTGTGTCGTTTGTATAACCACCTATATGCTGAATTTCACCCTTTTCTTCCTCAACTGGGTACGACTTGAATACCTACGACTTGAATACCTCCAACTAGAAACTAGGAAAACCAAGAAGTATTAA